Proteins found in one Arachis stenosperma cultivar V10309 chromosome 8, arast.V10309.gnm1.PFL2, whole genome shotgun sequence genomic segment:
- the LOC130945828 gene encoding transcription factor bHLH117: MEPYSIDPMFSGMSLQSLLNLNPSLLSFLTDHPPQPQLPNHLTLHPTLEPFTFIPKRPRLTYSSCSSSSSSPPSSLRAKPLPPKSNFARQRRQKLSEKTRCLQKLMPWDKKMDQATLFEQAYSYVKFLQAQVSVLQSMPYHAPPSPSFNNGGGCVFGFGDLERLSRNQLLQVLVNSPVAQTVMSSKGLCVFSVEQLGLLTKLSERRLLLQNMNANMNMVSDSKPFFN; encoded by the coding sequence ATGGAGCCCTACAGCATAGACCCCATGTTTTCAGGAATGAGCCTCCAATCACTCCTAAACCTCAACCCCTCCCTCCTCTCCTTCCTCACCGACCACCCTCCACAACCACAACTACCAAACCACCTCACTCTTCACCCCACTCTTGAACCCTTCACCTTCATCCCAAAACGCCCCCGCCTTACCTACTCTTCGTGTTCCTCATCGTCATCGTCTCCGCCGTCCTCCCTCCGCGCAAAACCCCTTCCTCCGAAGAGCAACTTTGCTCGCCAGAGAAGGCAGAAGCTCAGCGAGAAGACTCGCTGCCTCCAGAAGTTGATGCCATGGGACAAGAAGATGGATCAGGCCACACTTTTCGAACAAGCCTACAGCTATGTTAAGTTCTTGCAGGCTCAGGTCTCCGTTCTTCAATCCATGCCCTACCACGCACCACCATCACCCTCCTTCAACAATGGCGGCGGCTGTGTGTTCGGGTTCGGCGACTTGGAGAGGCTGAGCAGGAACCAGTTGCTGCAGGTGCTGGTGAACTCTCCGGTGGCGCAGACGGTGATGTCGTCGAAGGGTTTGTGCGTCTTCTCAGTGGAGCAGTTAGGGTTGCTGACGAAACTCTCGGAGCGGAGGCTTCTCCTTCAGAATATGAACGCCAACATGAACATGGTGTCTGATTCAAAACCTTTCTTCAACTAA